The following proteins are co-located in the Telopea speciosissima isolate NSW1024214 ecotype Mountain lineage chromosome 9, Tspe_v1, whole genome shotgun sequence genome:
- the LOC122640701 gene encoding DNA replication complex GINS protein PSF3-like isoform X2: MAHYYNIDDIIMEEEIISVVFQVAANGVGLLDPSAKTNSVEQGSKVELPFWLAQELHLRQAVAMNVLACFNQKNKCPYFYELGCKIAPL, encoded by the exons ATGGCTCATTATTATAACATTGACGACATTATCATGGAGGAGGAG ATCATCTCAGTTGTTTTCCAAGTGGCTGCTAATGGAGTTGGACTCCTTGATCCTAGTGCAAAAACTAACAGT GTTGAACAAGGTTCAAAGGTAGAGCTACCTTTCTGGCTAGCCCAAGAGTTGCACCTTAGACAGGCAGTTGCTATGAATGTGCTTGCTTGTTTCAATCAAAA GAATAAGTGCCCTTACTTCTATGAATTAGGATGCAAGATTGCACCCCTGTAA
- the LOC122640701 gene encoding DNA replication complex GINS protein PSF3-like isoform X1 produces MAHYYNIDDIIMEEEIISVVFQVAANGVGLLDPSAKTNSVEQGSKVELPFWLAQELHLRQAVAMNVLACFNQKTRKEVQADAACVDLRNKCPYFYELGCKIAPL; encoded by the exons ATGGCTCATTATTATAACATTGACGACATTATCATGGAGGAGGAG ATCATCTCAGTTGTTTTCCAAGTGGCTGCTAATGGAGTTGGACTCCTTGATCCTAGTGCAAAAACTAACAGT GTTGAACAAGGTTCAAAGGTAGAGCTACCTTTCTGGCTAGCCCAAGAGTTGCACCTTAGACAGGCAGTTGCTATGAATGTGCTTGCTTGTTTCAATCAAAA AACAAGGAAGGAAGTCCAGGCAGATGCTGCATGTGTTGATCTCAGGAATAAGTGCCCTTACTTCTATGAATTAGGATGCAAGATTGCACCCCTGTAA
- the LOC122640479 gene encoding peptidyl-tRNA hydrolase 2, mitochondrial-like — protein sequence MDLSWISVLFVGVCCLAFGYLIGTRRCTRFIASTREYATAAVVESFEIEKLADIIKDFKMVLVVRSDLKMGKGKIGAQCSHATLGLYKKLLRKAPKALNRWEMCGQVKVVLKIEKEEELLVLQKRAKSLKLPSHITVDAGRTQIAPNSRTVMAILGPVDVVDDVTGGLKLL from the coding sequence ATGGATCTGTCATGGATTAGTGTCTTATTTGTTGGGGTATGCTGCCTTGCTTTCGGTTACCTAATTGGAACTCGTCGCTGCACTCGATTCATTGCCTCTACTAGAGAATATGCTACAGCTGCTGTGGTTGAATCTTTCGAAATTGAAAAACTTGCCGATATTATTAAAGACTTCAAGATGGTATTGGTTGTGAGGAGCGACTTGAAGATGGGTAAAGGAAAGATTGGCGCCCAATGCAGTCATGCAACTTTGGGTCTCTACAAGAAGCTCCTTCGCAAAGCGCCAAAAGCTCTGAACAGGTGGGAGATGTGTGGGCAAGTTAAGGTGGTTTTGAAAAttgagaaggaggaagagctgCTGGTTTTGCAGAAAAGGGCAAAATCACTCAAATTACCATCCCATATTACAGTTGATGCTGGGAGGACACAGATTGCACCAAATTCACGGACAGTGATGGCTATTCTGGGACCTGTAGATGTGGTTGATGATGTAACAGGTGGACTGAAGCTTTTGTAG
- the LOC122639299 gene encoding ATPase WRNIP1-like, with translation MEMEQLLDMGFSQELATQALAATGGKSTVKATEWILSHKPNSNPNPIPNPNPTPFPSPSPSPCQPKLDRFLQSKTSSPQSRTSSSRIRSSEADPTPDKITAVEKESECEESPPKRPKLWVWPNSSQHLSSEKPHEPLSERMRPRTIDEVVGQDHLLGKNSILRSALDCDRLPSIVLWGSPGTGKTSIAKAIANSASVSYHFVSLSAVTAGVKDVRDAVEDARKMKKKNKRTVLFVDEVHRFNKSQQDSFLPVIEDGTVVFIGATTENPSFHLITPLLSRCRVLTLNPLQPNYIAGLLKRAADDAQKGLARSVGVSVKVDDETIDFLSMNCDGDARVALNALEISATSAAARIRITHRHAPNVNDTSTSQFKMFKFPSSSPTVATNLSEKSANSSGNEGNRDGLNVAVVTIDDAKEALQCKHLVYDRAGEEHYNLISALHKSMRGSDADAAIYWLARMLEGGELPLYIARRLVRFASEDVGLADPLALNQAVACYQACHFLGMPECNVILAQCVAYLALAPKSVAVYKAIGAAQQLVRDSGGQNEGVPLHLRNAPTKLMKELGYGKGYLYPPDHPSSSKSQTYMPSSLHGYKFLDWPTNK, from the coding sequence ATGGAGATGGAGCAGCTTTTGGACATGGGCTTCTCGCAAGAGCTGGCTACTCAAGCTTTAGCAGCTACCGGAGGCAAATCCACTGTCAAAGCCACCGAATGGATCCTCAGCCACAAACCCAATTCTAACCccaatcctatccctaaccctaaccctactcctttcccttccccttccccttccccttgcCAACCCAAACTCGATCGTTTCTTGCAGTCTAAAACTTCCTCACCTCAATCCAGAACTTCCTCATCTCGAATCCGATCCAGTGAAGCAGACCCCACCCCTGACAAAATCACAGCTGTGGAAAAGGAATCTGAGTGCGAAGAATCTCCCCCCAAGCGTCCCAAGCTCTGGGTATGGCCGAACTCTTCTCAGCACTTATCTTCAGAGAAACCCCATGAGCCCTTATCTGAGCGAATGCGCCCTCGCACCATCGATGAGGTCGTTGGACAAGACCATCTTTTGGGCAAGAATTCAATTCTTCGATCGGCGTTGGACTGTGATCGTTTGCCTTCCATTGTGTTATGGGGATCCCCTGGTACTGGTAAGACCTCAATCGCCAAAGCCATTGCCAATTCTGCTTCTGTTTCGTATCATTTCGTTTCTTTGTCGGCTGTAACTGCTGGTGTCAAGGACGTTAGAGACGCAGTTGAGGATGCtaggaaaatgaagaagaagaacaagagaacGGTTTTGTTTGTTGATGAGGTTCATAGGTTTAATAAATCTCAGCAGGACTCTTTCTTGCCTGTAATTGAAGATGGGACTGTTGTTTTCATAGGGGCAACCACTGAGAACCCTTCGTTTCACCTTATTACACCGTTGCTGTCAAGGTGTAGGGTTCTTACGCTTAATCCGCTGCAGCCCAACTACATCGCGGGGTTGCTCAAGCGAGCAGCTGATGATGCTCAAAAGGGTTTGGCTCGAAGTGTGGGGGTTAGTGTCAAGGTGGATGATGAAACCATTGATTTTCTCTCCATGAATTGCGATGGGGATGCTCGAGTTGCTTTGAATGCTTTGGAGATATCTGCTACATCTGCTGCAGCTCGAATTCGAATAACCCATCGACATGCCCCCAATGTGAATGATACTTCAACTTCTCAGTTTAAGATGTTTAAGTTTCCATCTTCAAGTCCAACTGTTGCAACCAATCTCAGTGAAAAAAGTGCCAATTCTTCAGGAAATGAGGGAAACAGGGATGGTTTAAATGTAGCTGTTGTCACCATTGATGATGCCAAGGAAGCTCTCCAATGTAAGCACCTGGTTTATGACAGGGCAGGAGAAGAACACTATAACCTCATCAGTGCTCTCCATAAATCGATGAGGGGAAGCGATGCTGATGCAGCAATCTACTGGTTGGCAAGAATGTTGGAAGGAGGGGAATTACCACTTTACATTGCCAGAAGATTAGTAAGGTTTGCAAGTGAGGATGTGGGACTGGCTGATCCATTGGCACTCAACCAAGCTGTTGCTTGCTACCAGGCTTGTCATTTCCTGGGCATGCCTGAGTGCAATGTGATTCTTGCACAATGTGTGGCCTACCTAGCTCTGGCTCCCAAGTCTGTTGCTGTTTACAAGGCAATAGGAGCTGCACAGCAGTTAGTGAGAGACTCAGGGGGACAGAATGAGGGTGTCCCTCTCCATTTGAGGAATGCACCAACAAAGCTAATGAAGGAACTTGGGTATGGGAAGGGTTATCTTTACCCTCCTGATCacccttcatcttcaaaatcaCAAACTTATATGCCATCCTCACTACATGGTTACAAGTTTCTGGACTGGCCTACTAACAAGTAA